One window of the Clostridium sp. MB40-C1 genome contains the following:
- a CDS encoding YlmC/YmxH family sporulation protein yields the protein MEFNNSKFYSEIENYEIININNGERYNYLSNNDIIIDENGEMKFLIINNGKSHFNFFSNSEILEIPWEYVNKIGARTIIVDVEESELKRVNK from the coding sequence TTGGAATTTAATAATAGTAAGTTTTATAGTGAGATTGAAAATTATGAAATAATTAATATAAATAATGGAGAGAGATATAATTATCTTTCAAATAATGATATAATAATCGATGAAAATGGAGAAATGAAATTTTTAATAATAAACAACGGTAAATCCCATTTTAACTTTTTTTCTAATTCTGAAATCTTAGAAATACCTTGGGAATATGTAAATAAAATTGGTGCAAGAACTATAATAGTAGATGTTGAAGAATCAGAATTAAAAAGAGTTAATAAATAA
- a CDS encoding pitrilysin family protein has translation MYKLFKLENGLRIIIEKINYVSSATVGIWIENGSRNENYKNNGISHFIEHMFFKGTESRNAKEIVEVVENLGGQINAFTGKEATCFYIKVLNSHLELGLELLSDMLFNSKFSVEDIEKEKKVVIEEINMSKDDPEDVLIDLHSYAAFGKDSVALPILGNEQTVSSFTREMLLEYVKSYYIPENSVISICGNFDEDNIHKIIENFFGEWNSNNKKITNYSLPQILNYNLFQNKKIEQLHIGLGLNGIETGNDDIYPMMILNTILGGGASSRLFQKIREDLGMCYSIYSYLSPYINCGMTTIYTSLNPVYAVDAINYIKEELINFSKTEITDDKLLKLKEQIKGNFILGLESTSSRMFRNGRIALFLNKIITPEDIMNKIDSINKEDLRRVMDSTFKLGIQNSAFVGQNFDEELILNLLEKDKVAFENYKSINI, from the coding sequence ATGTATAAGTTATTTAAATTAGAGAATGGTTTAAGAATTATAATTGAAAAAATAAATTATGTAAGTTCTGCGACTGTAGGTATTTGGATTGAAAATGGTTCAAGAAATGAAAATTATAAAAATAATGGTATTTCACATTTTATAGAACATATGTTTTTCAAAGGTACGGAAAGTAGAAATGCTAAAGAAATAGTTGAGGTTGTTGAAAATTTAGGAGGACAGATAAATGCCTTTACAGGAAAGGAAGCCACTTGTTTTTATATAAAAGTATTAAACTCTCATTTAGAACTTGGATTAGAGTTGTTATCCGATATGTTGTTTAATAGTAAATTTTCTGTAGAAGATATTGAAAAAGAGAAAAAGGTAGTAATAGAAGAAATAAATATGAGCAAAGATGATCCAGAAGATGTTCTAATAGATTTACACTCGTATGCTGCTTTTGGTAAAGATTCAGTTGCGCTACCTATCCTTGGGAATGAGCAAACTGTAAGTTCTTTTACGAGAGAAATGCTTTTAGAGTATGTAAAATCATATTATATACCGGAAAATTCTGTAATATCCATATGTGGTAATTTTGATGAAGATAATATACATAAAATAATAGAAAATTTTTTTGGAGAATGGAATAGTAATAATAAAAAAATCACAAATTATTCATTACCACAAATTTTAAATTACAATTTATTTCAAAATAAAAAAATAGAACAACTTCATATAGGTTTAGGATTAAATGGTATAGAAACAGGAAATGATGATATTTATCCTATGATGATATTAAACACTATTTTAGGTGGAGGAGCATCATCAAGACTATTCCAAAAAATAAGGGAAGATTTAGGTATGTGTTATTCTATATATTCATATTTGTCTCCTTATATTAATTGTGGAATGACTACTATATATACTAGTCTAAATCCTGTATATGCTGTTGATGCAATAAATTACATAAAAGAAGAATTAATTAATTTTTCTAAAACAGAAATTACTGATGATAAATTACTAAAGCTAAAAGAACAGATAAAAGGCAATTTTATTTTAGGATTAGAAAGTACTAGTAGTAGAATGTTTAGAAACGGAAGAATAGCATTGTTTTTAAATAAAATTATTACACCAGAAGATATAATGAATAAGATTGATTCTATAAATAAAGAAGATTTACGAAGAGTGATGGATAGTACCTTTAAGCTTGGAATACAAAACTCAGCTTTTGTAGGTCAAAATTTTGATGAGGAGTTAATACTAAATCTATTAGAAAAAGATAAAGTAGCATTTGAAAATTATAAAAGTATAAATATATAG